Proteins encoded together in one Aminipila butyrica window:
- a CDS encoding VOC family protein, with the protein MKYQGCLLAVKDIAASKHFYEKVLHQNAVMDIGVHVTFEGFSLQQGYAELVGVSVDSVKEQSHNFQVYFEVDDLDKVYAEMKSISSLQWIHEIKEYPWGQRDVRVYDPDKHIVEIAEDMTTVIKRFFKQGMSAEEVATRTMFPLEVVKQYALGFGM; encoded by the coding sequence ATGAAATATCAAGGTTGTCTTTTAGCGGTTAAGGATATAGCCGCCTCTAAACACTTTTATGAAAAGGTACTTCATCAAAATGCGGTAATGGATATTGGCGTACATGTGACATTTGAGGGCTTTTCACTGCAACAAGGATATGCCGAACTCGTCGGTGTGTCAGTCGATAGCGTGAAAGAGCAGTCACATAACTTTCAAGTCTATTTTGAAGTAGACGATTTGGACAAGGTGTATGCCGAAATGAAAAGCATATCCAGTTTGCAATGGATACACGAAATCAAAGAATACCCGTGGGGGCAGCGTGATGTTCGGGTATATGACCCCGACAAGCACATTGTAGAAATTGCAGAGGATATGACCACGGTTATCAAACGCTTTTTTAAGCAAGGTATGTCGGCAGAAGAAGTTGCTACACGCACAATGTTTCCTCTTGAGGTTGTAAAACAGTATGCGTTAGGCTTTGGTATGTGA
- a CDS encoding helix-turn-helix domain-containing protein has translation MIIKNDKQFNMFPSHVGLRKYIQYYNIVFPSNETFTAQYTLMPNACGTLSLAFNGNAVIAELWGASLTPVLLGMEPNSYHVLLLIQLSPYGLYQITRQSQAEFADKRLSLTDIDNELFHSLHQAFVASKTVSNLVNTCEKVLYRRMEKHVVSDSLLLATKVISDNYGQIQVKEVARQSHYSERQLNRLFLAQIGMNIKNYARLTRFNYVLKHIQTSPCFFAALSQQAGYFDQAHFDKDFKAISGVTPQKYLKTMSDFYYDGTEIYNTISSKED, from the coding sequence TTGATTATCAAAAATGACAAACAATTCAATATGTTTCCCTCCCATGTGGGGCTGAGAAAATACATTCAATATTACAACATCGTATTTCCATCGAATGAGACATTTACAGCACAATATACGCTTATGCCTAACGCTTGCGGAACATTGTCGCTTGCTTTTAACGGAAACGCAGTCATTGCTGAACTGTGGGGAGCATCTTTAACTCCTGTTTTGTTAGGAATGGAACCAAATAGTTATCATGTTCTGCTACTTATCCAGCTTTCGCCCTATGGTTTGTATCAAATCACCCGTCAAAGTCAAGCGGAGTTTGCAGATAAACGACTTTCGCTTACGGATATTGATAATGAGCTGTTTCATTCGCTGCATCAGGCTTTTGTAGCATCAAAAACTGTATCCAATTTGGTAAATACTTGTGAAAAGGTTTTATACCGACGCATGGAAAAGCACGTTGTTTCGGACTCTTTGCTGTTGGCAACTAAAGTAATTTCTGATAATTATGGACAAATACAAGTGAAAGAAGTTGCCAGACAATCCCATTATAGTGAGCGACAATTAAACCGATTATTTCTTGCACAAATCGGAATGAATATTAAAAACTATGCACGCTTAACTCGCTTTAATTACGTATTAAAGCACATTCAAACATCGCCTTGCTTTTTTGCGGCATTATCGCAACAAGCCGGATATTTTGACCAAGCCCATTTTGATAAAGATTTCAAGGCTATCAGTGGTGTTACCCCTCAAAAGTATCTGAAAACAATGTCGGATTTTTACTATGACGGAACGGAGATATATAATACAATATCCTCAAAGGAGGATTGA
- a CDS encoding AraC family transcriptional regulator: MHAWEQIQETIEFIEEHLGEELNIDSLAKMAALSPFYYQRLFSRLVKKPVAEYVKLRRMAKAAEALLQKEQRILDIALELGFSSHEHFTRTFKDTFGMTPEEYRKNPQTLNHMTKPEFLLHYTLIDEGVPLITDGIVLEINRREIAEPICFIGAKQDVPIQHLDGLGTESGIDPLDALWKSFHKQKQTVLGLSEDAEEVGVTLPSLEEGYFSYFAGAKSKAGEAPDEFMSWQLPVGEYIVCSFEAENFEALVMDAIYKAQQYIYNTWLPNHKLQTEAFCAERYASHSPETTSMEIWLKLKK; the protein is encoded by the coding sequence ATGCACGCATGGGAACAAATACAGGAAACCATAGAATTTATTGAAGAACATTTAGGCGAGGAATTAAATATTGACAGCCTCGCAAAGATGGCAGCACTGTCGCCTTTTTACTATCAGCGCCTGTTCAGCCGTTTGGTTAAAAAGCCGGTTGCTGAGTACGTTAAGCTGCGCCGTATGGCAAAGGCAGCCGAAGCACTGCTGCAAAAAGAACAACGTATTTTGGATATTGCATTGGAGCTTGGTTTTTCCTCTCACGAACACTTTACCCGTACCTTTAAGGATACCTTTGGTATGACACCGGAGGAATATCGCAAAAATCCGCAAACGCTCAATCATATGACCAAGCCGGAGTTTCTGCTTCACTACACCTTAATTGATGAAGGGGTACCGCTCATCACCGATGGCATTGTTCTGGAAATAAACCGAAGAGAAATTGCGGAACCGATTTGTTTTATCGGTGCTAAACAGGATGTGCCCATTCAGCATTTGGATGGATTGGGAACAGAATCTGGCATTGATCCGCTGGATGCCCTTTGGAAAAGCTTCCATAAACAGAAGCAAACAGTACTTGGTCTTTCTGAGGATGCTGAAGAAGTCGGTGTAACTTTGCCATCTTTAGAAGAAGGGTATTTTAGCTATTTTGCAGGGGCAAAGTCAAAAGCGGGAGAGGCTCCGGACGAGTTCATGAGCTGGCAACTGCCAGTTGGAGAATATATCGTCTGCTCCTTTGAAGCTGAAAATTTTGAAGCACTTGTTATGGACGCAATTTATAAAGCACAGCAATATATTTACAACACATGGCTGCCAAATCACAAACTACAAACAGAAGCATTTTGTGCGGAGCGATATGCAAGCCATTCGCCTGAAACCACAAGCATGGAAATTTGGCTCAAGCTAAAAAAGTAG
- a CDS encoding conjugal transfer protein TrbL family protein, whose translation MFIWDFVADTVLGQIVDWIYGQIVGFLGDFFMQMGNMGADLFEMNWVQSIVLFFSYLAWALYGVGLVVVAFECGIESQSGRGSIKDTALNAIKGFMAVGLFTTVPVELYKLSVSLQGSFTAGITGLGTDFGTVAQGIIASLQDAGNLEQAMTSSVFGGLSAITSPIMMIFILILMGYAVIKVFFANLKRGGILLIQIAVGSLYMFSVPRGYIDGFVSWCKQVIGLCLTAFLQATVLIAGLMVVKDHALLGLGLMLAAGEIPRIAGQFGLDTSTKANLMSTVYAAQTAVNMTKTVVQAVAK comes from the coding sequence ATGTTCATATGGGATTTTGTCGCCGACACTGTCCTCGGTCAGATTGTAGATTGGATCTACGGTCAGATCGTGGGCTTCCTCGGCGACTTTTTTATGCAGATGGGAAACATGGGAGCAGACCTGTTCGAAATGAACTGGGTGCAGTCTATTGTGCTGTTCTTTTCCTATCTGGCATGGGCGTTATACGGTGTTGGTCTTGTGGTAGTTGCCTTTGAATGCGGGATTGAGTCTCAGTCCGGCAGAGGCAGCATTAAGGATACCGCCCTCAACGCCATCAAGGGTTTTATGGCCGTGGGGCTGTTCACCACGGTTCCGGTGGAGCTGTATAAGCTGTCGGTGTCTTTGCAGGGCAGCTTCACTGCCGGGATTACCGGTCTTGGAACCGACTTCGGCACAGTAGCCCAAGGCATCATTGCATCGCTACAGGATGCGGGAAATCTGGAGCAGGCCATGACCAGCAGTGTGTTCGGAGGCTTATCTGCTATTACAAGCCCGATCATGATGATTTTTATTCTCATACTGATGGGCTATGCGGTGATTAAAGTGTTCTTCGCCAACCTCAAGAGGGGCGGCATCCTGCTCATCCAGATCGCTGTAGGAAGTTTATATATGTTCAGTGTTCCCCGTGGCTATATTGACGGCTTTGTGTCATGGTGCAAACAGGTCATCGGCCTGTGCCTTACGGCGTTTTTGCAGGCAACGGTGCTGATTGCCGGACTGATGGTAGTAAAAGACCATGCCCTGCTGGGGCTTGGCCTGATGCTGGCAGCTGGAGAAATCCCCCGCATTGCCGGACAGTTCGGACTGGATACCAGCACCAAAGCCAACCTCATGAGTACGGTGTATGCGGCGCAGACTGCGGTGAATATGACCAAGACGGTAGTACAGGCGGTGGCGAAATGA
- a CDS encoding DUF7768 domain-containing protein, which yields MSENKLVYIASPYAGDIQKNVEFAKAACRYAMEQNCTPVAVHLLYPQFLDDNDPVQRESGFHMGHRVLEACDELWLCGSRISTGMTMELREAKKLGIPVREISAEQIQGGFTMEKKYGVWAMRSAGSVCGAAQSWCKHGGKPMEFDTMEQAESYANQLNESCYSPNVRYAAKEMEPELNQGSGFSMRM from the coding sequence ATGAGCGAGAACAAGCTGGTCTATATCGCCTCACCCTATGCCGGGGACATACAAAAGAATGTGGAATTTGCAAAGGCGGCCTGCCGGTATGCAATGGAGCAGAATTGTACGCCGGTAGCTGTTCATCTTCTGTACCCGCAGTTTTTGGATGACAATGACCCCGTCCAGAGAGAATCCGGTTTTCACATGGGGCATCGTGTGCTGGAGGCCTGCGATGAGTTGTGGCTCTGCGGCAGCCGGATTTCCACCGGCATGACGATGGAGCTTAGAGAAGCCAAAAAGCTGGGTATTCCTGTCCGGGAGATATCCGCAGAACAAATCCAAGGAGGTTTTACTATGGAAAAGAAATATGGTGTGTGGGCGATGCGCAGTGCCGGTTCGGTGTGCGGAGCCGCTCAAAGCTGGTGCAAGCATGGCGGCAAGCCGATGGAGTTTGACACGATGGAACAGGCTGAAAGCTACGCCAATCAGCTGAATGAATCGTGTTATTCTCCCAATGTACGCTATGCCGCAAAAGAAATGGAACCGGAGCTGAATCAAGGCTCCGGTTTTTCCATGCGGATGTAA
- a CDS encoding arsenate reductase ArsC, translating into MNKEINKPKVAFICVHNSCRSQIAEALGKHLATDVFESYSAGTETKPQINQDAVRLMKQLYGIDMEKTQRSKLLSSIPPVDIVITMGCNVQCPFLPCKHREDWGLDDPTGKCDDEFIAVIHDIGQHIKNLKTRIETGSL; encoded by the coding sequence ATGAATAAGGAAATAAACAAACCCAAGGTGGCATTTATTTGTGTTCACAACTCTTGCCGAAGCCAAATTGCGGAAGCACTCGGTAAACACCTTGCCACTGATGTGTTTGAAAGCTATTCGGCTGGAACAGAAACAAAGCCACAGATCAATCAGGACGCTGTTCGATTAATGAAACAGCTTTACGGCATTGATATGGAGAAAACACAGCGTTCCAAGCTGCTTTCCTCAATTCCTCCAGTAGATATTGTTATTACTATGGGCTGCAATGTTCAGTGTCCTTTTTTACCCTGCAAGCACCGAGAGGATTGGGGACTTGATGATCCGACCGGCAAATGTGATGACGAGTTTATTGCGGTCATACACGACATTGGCCAGCACATAAAAAATCTTAAAACAAGAATCGAAACAGGTTCCCTTTAA
- the arsA gene encoding arsenical pump-driving ATPase, whose amino-acid sequence MQIFDPNKITLTKYLFYTGKGGVGKTSVACATAVNLADSGKKVLLVSTDPASNLQDVFNTPLTGKATPIAEVANLDVANLDPMQAAAEYRESVLAPYRGKLPESVLANMEEQLSGSCTVEIAAFNEFSNFITNKEMEEKYDHILFDTAPTGHTLRMLQLPSAWSNFISESTHGASCLGQLSGLESKKEMYKAAVETLTDGAQTTLILVTRPETAPLKEIERASHELAELGVLNQAMVINGVLADYDDTISKSLFDKQENALANMPKPLQAINAYMVPLRAYNITGMENVRSLLTKNSYVISDETIKAKSIPQLKDVIDDLYHSGKKVVFTMGKGGVGKTTLAAAIALGLSEKGKKVHLTTTDPAAHLKFVLDENSGITMSHIDEHKELARYQEEVITKARETMSEEDIAYIEEDLRSPCTQEIAVFRAFAEVVERAENEIVVIDTAPTGHTLLLLDSTLSYHKEVQRTQGNIPDSVRKLLPRLRSAETAVVIVALPETTPVYEALRLEEDLKRANIATKWWLVNTSLYHTKTTNALLAAKASNEIPWINKIAEHTSGNFALIAWHADDIKGDKLREL is encoded by the coding sequence ATGCAAATCTTTGACCCAAACAAAATCACCTTAACGAAATACTTGTTTTACACAGGTAAAGGTGGTGTCGGGAAAACATCTGTAGCGTGTGCAACGGCGGTAAATCTTGCGGATAGTGGCAAAAAGGTTCTTCTTGTCAGTACAGACCCGGCCTCCAACTTGCAGGATGTGTTTAACACCCCGCTTACAGGGAAAGCCACGCCCATTGCAGAGGTAGCCAATCTTGATGTAGCCAACCTTGACCCTATGCAGGCAGCGGCAGAATACAGGGAAAGCGTGCTTGCGCCTTATCGTGGTAAGCTTCCGGAATCAGTCCTCGCTAATATGGAAGAACAGCTTTCTGGTTCCTGCACAGTGGAGATTGCCGCTTTCAATGAATTTTCCAACTTCATTACCAATAAAGAGATGGAGGAAAAATACGACCATATTCTTTTCGATACCGCGCCGACCGGGCATACACTTAGAATGTTGCAGCTTCCCTCTGCGTGGAGCAATTTCATCAGCGAAAGTACACATGGTGCCTCTTGTTTGGGACAGTTATCCGGGCTTGAAAGTAAAAAGGAAATGTATAAAGCTGCGGTTGAAACACTGACAGACGGCGCACAAACAACCTTAATTCTTGTAACCCGCCCCGAAACAGCCCCCCTCAAAGAAATAGAGCGGGCTTCTCACGAATTAGCGGAGCTTGGCGTACTCAATCAGGCTATGGTAATCAATGGCGTATTGGCTGATTATGATGATACCATTTCTAAAAGTCTTTTTGATAAACAGGAAAATGCCCTTGCAAATATGCCAAAACCGTTACAGGCAATCAATGCCTACATGGTTCCCTTGAGGGCATACAACATTACAGGTATGGAGAATGTCAGGTCACTGCTCACAAAGAATAGCTATGTCATCAGCGATGAGACCATCAAAGCAAAGAGCATTCCTCAGCTAAAGGATGTAATTGATGACTTATATCATAGCGGTAAAAAAGTCGTTTTCACAATGGGCAAGGGAGGTGTTGGCAAAACCACACTTGCCGCCGCTATTGCCTTAGGGCTTTCTGAAAAGGGTAAAAAGGTGCATTTAACCACTACTGACCCAGCAGCACACTTAAAATTTGTTCTCGATGAAAACAGCGGCATTACCATGAGCCATATTGACGAGCATAAGGAACTGGCACGCTATCAGGAGGAAGTTATAACAAAGGCACGGGAAACCATGTCGGAAGAAGATATTGCCTATATCGAAGAAGATCTGCGTTCTCCTTGTACACAAGAAATTGCCGTATTCAGAGCTTTTGCGGAAGTTGTAGAGCGTGCCGAAAATGAAATTGTTGTCATTGATACCGCACCTACAGGGCATACACTTCTGCTATTGGATTCTACATTGAGCTATCATAAAGAGGTTCAGAGGACACAAGGCAATATCCCCGATTCCGTAAGAAAGCTGTTGCCACGTCTGCGAAGTGCTGAAACAGCAGTCGTTATTGTAGCCTTGCCTGAAACTACCCCAGTTTACGAAGCATTACGTCTGGAAGAAGACTTGAAACGTGCCAATATTGCTACAAAGTGGTGGCTTGTGAATACTTCTCTTTATCATACAAAAACAACAAACGCCCTGTTAGCTGCAAAAGCCAGCAATGAAATTCCGTGGATAAACAAGATAGCGGAACATACAAGTGGAAATTTTGCTTTAATCGCTTGGCACGCAGATGATATAAAGGGAGATAAGCTAAGAGAGCTATAA
- the arsD gene encoding arsenite efflux transporter metallochaperone ArsD yields MKKMQIFEPAMCCDTGLCGVSVDPELLRISTVLNALKKNGVAVDRFNLSGAPMAFVNNKTINDFINEKGVEELPAVMIDEKIVMTGRYPTNEELVSLLEVPTSYLTEAKSAKQGGCCCSDGNCC; encoded by the coding sequence ATGAAAAAAATGCAAATATTTGAACCTGCCATGTGCTGTGACACCGGCCTTTGCGGTGTGAGTGTTGACCCGGAGCTGCTCCGCATTTCTACTGTTTTAAATGCATTGAAAAAGAACGGAGTGGCAGTTGACCGCTTTAATCTAAGCGGTGCGCCGATGGCTTTTGTCAATAACAAAACGATCAACGACTTTATCAACGAAAAAGGTGTTGAGGAACTGCCCGCTGTTATGATCGATGAAAAAATCGTGATGACAGGCCGCTATCCAACCAATGAGGAGCTTGTTTCTTTGCTGGAGGTTCCCACGAGCTATTTGACCGAAGCAAAATCCGCAAAGCAAGGCGGTTGCTGCTGTTCTGACGGGAACTGCTGCTAA
- a CDS encoding GNAT family N-acetyltransferase, whose translation MNYKIREMQKGDWKSVSEIYQQGMDTNLATFQTECPTNEEFDQSHIKQCRFVITDGDVIAGWAALTPVSSRCVYRGVAEVSIYIHDTHRGKGAGNQLLNFLSKQSEKDGIWTLQSGIMADNKASIRLHEKCGFRQVGFRERIGQDRFGQWRNTVLMERRSNLI comes from the coding sequence ATGAATTACAAAATTAGAGAAATGCAAAAAGGCGACTGGAAATCAGTCAGCGAAATCTACCAGCAAGGTATGGATACCAACCTTGCAACATTTCAAACGGAATGCCCCACTAATGAAGAATTTGACCAGTCCCATATCAAGCAATGCCGCTTTGTAATAACCGATGGTGATGTCATTGCCGGTTGGGCAGCATTAACTCCTGTGTCAAGCCGCTGTGTCTATCGTGGCGTGGCGGAAGTCAGTATTTACATCCATGATACCCATAGAGGAAAAGGTGCAGGGAACCAACTACTGAACTTTCTGTCAAAGCAATCTGAAAAAGATGGTATCTGGACACTGCAATCGGGAATTATGGCTGACAACAAAGCAAGCATTCGTTTGCATGAAAAATGCGGATTCCGTCAAGTGGGATTCCGTGAACGAATTGGGCAAGACCGTTTTGGACAGTGGCGTAATACCGTTCTTATGGAACGAAGAAGCAATTTAATATAA
- the arsB gene encoding ACR3 family arsenite efflux transporter, whose product MNKEKNTGIGFFEKYLTIWVLICMAAGILIGKFLPGIPEFLSRFEYAQISIPIAVLIWVMIYPMMMKVDFQSIKNVRNNPQGLLISSGTSWLIKPFLMFGLASFFFYVVFKTFIPTELAQSYVAGAVLLGAAPCTAMVFVWSNLTKGDPAHTLVQVAVNDLIILVAFVPIVSFLLGVTNIFVPWDTLILSIVLFVVVPLVGGFLTRYFMVKNKGEEYFTQRFIPKFDNVTTVGLLLTLVIIFSFQGDAILENPLHVLLIAIPLILQNVLTAAFAYWMCKITKQPHNVAAPAALIGASDFFELSVAVAIALFGPTSPVVLVCTVGVLTEVPVMLLLVRFVNKTKGWFPQNELQN is encoded by the coding sequence ATGAATAAGGAGAAAAACACTGGTATCGGCTTTTTTGAAAAATACCTGACCATTTGGGTGCTGATCTGTATGGCGGCGGGAATTTTAATCGGCAAGTTCCTGCCAGGTATCCCTGAATTCTTAAGCCGCTTTGAGTACGCACAAATATCCATTCCGATTGCTGTACTCATTTGGGTGATGATTTACCCCATGATGATGAAAGTGGATTTTCAGTCCATCAAAAATGTACGCAACAATCCGCAGGGGCTTCTTATATCCAGCGGAACAAGCTGGCTGATTAAACCATTTCTCATGTTTGGTCTTGCCTCCTTTTTTTTCTACGTTGTTTTTAAGACATTCATACCGACCGAGCTTGCACAAAGCTATGTCGCCGGAGCCGTCTTGCTGGGTGCAGCCCCCTGCACCGCAATGGTATTTGTTTGGAGTAATCTGACCAAAGGCGACCCTGCTCATACCTTAGTGCAGGTGGCAGTGAATGACCTGATTATCCTCGTGGCATTTGTCCCGATTGTATCCTTTCTGCTGGGTGTGACAAATATTTTCGTGCCGTGGGATACACTCATTCTTTCCATTGTTCTATTTGTTGTCGTTCCTCTTGTGGGCGGTTTTCTTACCCGATATTTCATGGTAAAAAACAAAGGCGAGGAATATTTCACGCAAAGGTTTATCCCTAAATTTGATAATGTGACAACTGTTGGACTTCTCCTGACATTGGTTATCATCTTTTCTTTTCAAGGAGATGCCATACTGGAAAACCCCTTACATGTCCTTTTGATTGCTATTCCGCTGATCCTGCAAAATGTCCTCACTGCCGCCTTTGCCTATTGGATGTGCAAGATAACAAAGCAGCCCCATAATGTTGCGGCTCCTGCCGCACTCATTGGTGCATCGGACTTTTTTGAACTGTCGGTGGCTGTCGCTATCGCACTGTTCGGGCCGACTTCCCCGGTGGTGCTGGTCTGTACCGTTGGCGTTCTGACAGAAGTGCCGGTTATGCTCTTGCTTGTAAGGTTTGTCAATAAAACGAAAGGCTGGTTTCCTCAAAATGAATTACAAAATTAG
- a CDS encoding ArsR/SmtB family transcription factor: MENYLENTKVFKALGDPKRAMIVDMLSCGELCACMILEKFEMSQSTLSHHMKLLCECGLVKGRNEGKWTYYSLDEETIGKTKQFFCSITSDKENCICKEDTGCCKGCDDNE, encoded by the coding sequence ATGGAAAACTACTTAGAAAATACCAAAGTGTTTAAGGCGCTGGGTGACCCCAAAAGAGCTATGATTGTTGATATGCTCTCTTGCGGAGAGCTTTGTGCCTGCATGATTTTAGAGAAATTTGAAATGTCCCAATCTACGCTGTCCCACCACATGAAACTTCTATGTGAATGTGGGCTTGTAAAAGGCCGAAACGAGGGCAAATGGACGTATTACTCTTTGGATGAGGAAACCATCGGCAAAACAAAACAATTTTTCTGCTCCATCACCTCTGATAAGGAAAACTGCATCTGCAAAGAAGATACAGGCTGCTGCAAAGGATGTGATGATAATGAATAA
- a CDS encoding VirB4 family type IV secretion system protein, with protein sequence MARKRNPQSPPQEDARIQEFLDMIAPSVIKFNTDHFICGNTYRCVWALREYPTATEEQAILRHLGEKDGVTLRIYTRHVTPVEEKKIISNAANKNRLSKSNTNDLQQTVMAESNLQDVATIVAQAHRNREPFIHSAVYIELSAHDLDQLKLLQTEVMTELIRSKLNVDRLMLRQQQGFQCVMPSGFNVFRDQFERVLPASSVANLYPFNYSGKTDGNGFYVGRDKFGSNVLVDFNKRADDKTNANILILGNSGQGKSYLLKLILCNLRESGMNVCALDPEMEYEDLTNNLGGCFIDLMSGEFIINVLEPKTWDENGSPEDKDAPQTFRISSKLSQHISFLKDFFRTYKDFSDREIDTIEIMLQKLYAKLGISDSTKFDRLTAKDYPILSDLYGLIEEEYKAFDENSRQLYTADLLQNILLGLHSICKGAESKFFDGHTNITDSSFVTFGVKGLLQASKSLKNALLFNILSYMSNELLTNGNTAASIDEFYLFLTNLTAVEYVRNFSKRVRKKDSAVIIASQNLEDFNIEGIREYTKPLFSIPTHQFLFNAGNIDAKFYIDTLQLEQSEYNLIRYPQRGVCLYKCGNERYNLMVNAPEHKAKLFGKAGGR encoded by the coding sequence ATGGCAAGAAAAAGAAACCCACAATCTCCACCGCAGGAGGATGCCAGAATCCAAGAATTTTTGGATATGATTGCCCCCTCAGTAATCAAATTTAACACCGACCACTTTATCTGCGGGAACACCTACCGCTGCGTTTGGGCGCTGCGGGAGTATCCCACCGCCACGGAGGAGCAGGCCATCCTGCGCCACTTGGGAGAAAAGGATGGCGTGACCCTACGAATCTATACCCGCCATGTCACGCCGGTGGAGGAAAAGAAAATCATCAGCAATGCCGCCAATAAAAACCGTTTGAGCAAGTCCAACACCAACGATTTGCAGCAGACGGTTATGGCCGAAAGCAATCTGCAGGATGTGGCCACCATCGTGGCGCAGGCGCACCGGAACCGGGAACCCTTCATTCACTCGGCTGTGTACATTGAGCTGTCCGCACACGATCTGGATCAGCTGAAGCTATTGCAGACTGAAGTCATGACCGAGCTGATTCGCTCTAAACTCAACGTGGACAGACTGATGCTCCGCCAGCAGCAGGGCTTCCAGTGCGTGATGCCCAGCGGCTTTAATGTGTTCCGTGACCAGTTCGAGCGTGTTCTCCCGGCAAGCTCTGTGGCTAATCTCTATCCCTTTAACTATTCGGGCAAAACAGATGGCAATGGCTTTTATGTGGGACGGGATAAGTTTGGCAGCAATGTGCTGGTGGATTTCAATAAGCGAGCCGATGACAAGACCAATGCCAACATCCTGATTCTCGGCAACAGCGGTCAGGGCAAATCCTATCTGCTCAAGCTCATCCTGTGTAATCTGCGGGAATCCGGTATGAATGTGTGTGCCCTCGATCCCGAAATGGAGTACGAGGATTTGACCAACAACCTCGGAGGCTGCTTCATCGACCTTATGTCCGGGGAGTTCATCATCAATGTGCTGGAACCCAAAACATGGGATGAAAACGGCAGCCCGGAGGATAAGGATGCGCCTCAGACCTTCCGCATCAGCAGCAAGCTCAGTCAGCACATTTCCTTTCTCAAGGACTTTTTCAGGACATATAAGGACTTTTCCGACCGGGAGATCGACACCATCGAAATTATGCTGCAAAAGCTGTACGCCAAGTTGGGCATCAGCGACAGCACGAAATTTGATCGCCTGACCGCCAAGGACTATCCCATTTTGTCAGACTTGTATGGTCTGATTGAGGAAGAGTACAAAGCCTTTGATGAGAACAGCCGCCAGCTTTATACCGCAGATCTGCTCCAAAACATCCTGCTGGGGCTGCACTCCATCTGCAAGGGTGCAGAGTCGAAATTCTTTGACGGACACACCAATATCACCGATTCCAGCTTTGTGACCTTTGGGGTGAAAGGTTTGCTGCAGGCTAGCAAGAGCCTGAAAAATGCCCTGCTGTTCAACATTCTATCCTACATGAGCAACGAGCTTCTGACTAACGGCAACACCGCCGCCAGCATTGATGAGTTCTACCTGTTCCTCACGAACCTCACCGCCGTGGAGTACGTCCGCAACTTTTCCAAGCGTGTGCGTAAAAAGGATTCGGCGGTGATTATCGCCTCGCAGAATTTGGAGGACTTCAACATTGAGGGTATCCGGGAGTACACCAAGCCCCTGTTCAGCATCCCGACCCATCAGTTTCTGTTTAACGCCGGAAATATTGATGCCAAGTTCTACATTGATACGCTTCAGCTGGAGCAGAGCGAATACAACCTGATCCGCTACCCGCAGCGTGGGGTGTGCCTCTACAAATGCGGCAATGAGCGGTACAACCTGATGGTGAATGCTCCGGAGCATAAGGCAAAACTGTTTGGAAAGGCGGGTGGCCGTTAA